The Methanosarcina barkeri str. Wiesmoor DNA segment TTTTTATATGCGGTGAAGGGTTAGGTCATACCAGCCGCGGTATCGCGTTGGGCCGGGAGTTGTTGGCTGCAGGCCATGAAGTTTATTTAGGAGCATATGGTTATTCAAAGGAGTTTATCGAGAGAAAAGGATACAAGACCGTTGAAATACCTCCGGAAATCAAACTTGTGGGTGAATCCGGTTCTCTGAACCTGAAAAGATCAATTATATCCACCCTAAAAGGCGGGAATGTTTTTGGCATTTTTAAGGTTCTGAGCTTATTAAAAGAAAAGAAACCTGATATTGTAGTTTCAGATAGTTATTTTACAGGAGTAGTTGCCTCTAAAATCAGAGGAATTCCTGTTTATCTTATAGTTAATCAGTCAAATATGGAAACTTTCTTTAAAAATGGAGGCATTGCCCTAAGAACGATGGGCGGAATAATTAAACAGTTTTATAGCTGCATTTTCAGAAGAGTTGACAGGATAGTAATTCCGGATTTTCCAATGCCTTATACCGTATGCCGGCTAAATCTTGCTTTTGAAGAGAAGGTTTCCAAAAATCTGTTTTTCAGTGGCCCTCTTACCCTTAAAAAATTTGATGATGTGAAGGCTGAAGTCTTACAAAAACCCCATGTATTATCTTTAATCGGGGGATTTGGATATCGAGAGCCCATATTCAGAAAAGTTATCGAAGTTGCAAAACTTGACAAAAGCATAAATTACACTCTCCTTTCGGGACCGAGCCTAAATCCTGATGTTTTCTCAAACCTTCCAGAAAATGTTACAATCAAGCGTTTTATTAATGACCAGTTCCCTTACCTCAAGGCTTCTGATCTTGTAATCGCCCCGGGAGGGCATAGCACTATAATGGAAGCTCTTACTTTTGGGGTTCCAGTGCTTTCGTTTCCGGATATAAACCATAGTGAGCAGGAAAGTAATGCTACTGTGGTAGACCTTGCAGGTTATGGTAAACGTTTGGATTACAGCGCATCTCCAGAAGAGATCCTCCGGTCGATAAAAGAGCTTTTAAAGGATGAAAAGATTCACCAGAAGGTTGAAATTATGAAAAAACTATCTAAAGACCTCAATGCTACTGCAACATTCAAAGAACTCCTTGAATCAAACAGTAAGAGAAGTCAAAAAGTATAGTTATGTTATTGTAATGGACTATGGAAGTTAAATATTGAAGTTAAATATTGAAGTTAAATATTGAAGTTAAATATTGAAGTTAAATATTGAAGTTAAATATTGAAGTTAAATATTGAAGTTAAATATTGAAATTGAATAATTCTGAATAAGGTCTAACGGATTGTGTTTTCATGAAAAATCACACAAAGTGGATAACAAGCTCAATCTTGATCAGTATAATTTCAATAGTGTTTGTTCTCATCTTTACTCTTGATAAGACAACAATTGAAGTTGTTAGGGAGATCAAGCCTGGATATGTAATAGCTGCGCTTGTTATCCACCTGTTTTCTTTCGTTATCTGGGGACTGCGTATAAGGTCAATGGCGTCTGCACTGGGGCATAAAATAGATCTTAAAACCTCTATAGAAATGGTAATCTCCGGCACTTTTGTTGCAGCGCTTACGCCTTCTTCGATAGGTGGAGAACCTTTGAGAATTCATCTCCTGAGACAGAAAAAAATGCCTGTTGGACAGGCCACTGCAGTTGTCCTAGGAGAACGTATACTGGACGCTCTGTTGATCCTGTTAGCTGTACCTTTTTCGCTATATTTTCTCCGTGGCGTACTGTCAGATCCCAGAACGGATGCGGTGATTATACTAGGAGAACTCCTTTCAATAATTGTCTTTGCCCTTATGATATATGCGACCATGAAACCTCGCTTTATTAAGCTCGTCATAAATTGCCTTATAAGATGGATTGGACGTTTTAGTGGTAAGAAAATAGGATACAAACTACAGAGATTATCAGGATCGATTGACAGGGAAATTGATGAGTTTCATTCAAGCGTGAATATCTTTCTGACAGAAGGGCGTAAAGGCATATACTCCGGGCTGATATACACAGTCATATACTGGATAGCAGAGTTTGCCTCACTTCCAATAACTCTTATGGGTCTTAATCAGTCTCCTTCAATACTCATTTCTTTCGCAGTACAGGTTTTACTCATGATTATTCTAGTTATGCCTTTGACCCCTGGTTCAAGTGGGGTGGCTGAACTTGCCGCAATTTCCCTCTTTTCAATCTTTGTGCCGGCAAATATTCTCGGAATTACAGTGGCAGCATGGAGAGCTTTTACATTTTATACGAATATTATTGCCGGAGGATTTGTAAGTTTTAAGTTACTGAAAGACACGGAGCTTGTGAAAAAATATCTAAAACAACCCCAAAGTGAAGCTTAGAGAAAATAAGAAGTATTTAAGGGTTAGAAGGCTATATCGAAAACGGAAAATTTGAGGTTTAGAAGGCTATATCAAAAACGGGGAATTTGAGGTTTAGAAAGCTATATCGAAAACGGAAAATACGTCTTTGAAATCCTGCGCAAGTACCCGACGGCAAAAGGGCTTCTCGAAGACCGGCTCATGAGCTGTTCTCTTGGAAAACAGGTACATCAGAGCGTGAATGAGGTTTTGAGATTATTGAGGACGCCGGAACTTGCAGATTAAAAGATTTGGATTTCAGGATTTTTTGAGGAAATGGACATAAAAAATCGATATCGTTTCGAGATTGTACCATGTTGGCCAGTTAATTAACCAGCATGGGATTTTCCCAAAGTCCTTATTTAATACGTCTTTCTTGCCAATTCCAAAAATTAAAAAGAAATCTTTTAAGATTATTTTTTAGACCTTATGATGTCTGAGAAGACTGTTAGAGTCTTTTCAAATCACCCAATAATCGAAATCTGCAGAATTTTACCCCTATGCATGAATAATAAAATGAGAATGTCGATATGGGAGTTTTGTTTCTTTTTGGATTTCCTGAATACTATGTGACATTTAGGGCTAAGGTCAATTAACTAAAGCGACGTTCCAAAAGAGTTTTACTTTAGGCATACATGAGCAGTCGCCTGAAACTAGAAAACAATAATTTAGTGAGAAATGTGTGTTAGAAATGTTGTCATTGAAATGATATCCGGGAAGCAGACTAAATAACATCTTTTTTTAATTAATATTGGATTCTGAATTATATTTCTGTAGAGATTATATGTTCTGAACAATTATTTCTTTTGCCGCGTGATTTCAAGTTACTTTCACTGGCATATAATATGGGGATAAATTTACCAGTAAGATATCAAGTACGATATCAAGTACGATATCAAGTACGATATCAAGTACGATATCAGAAACAACCCTGGAAAATTAAACCAAAACTTGTTGATTAATGGGGGAGATGACTATTGGTAAACAAACATATCTGCCGGCAGATAGTGAACTGAGAAATCAACATGTATAATATTGCACTGAATTGTGCTAAAATTAATAAGCAAAGATAAAAGGGGATAAAGATAATGGGAGAACATACATTTACCAGAATGAAAAAGACTGTAACCATTTTGATAGCAGTCTTTTTTATAGCAACACTGACAGCGGTGTCAGTAAGTGCACAGCCCCATCCGACTTCTCGCGGTCCTGCAGGTCATCCGCATATGAGGTGGGATGGTCATAACATGTGGGATGATGACCACAACTGGAGATGGGATGGTCATAGCTGGTATGAACGTGAACATAACTGGAGATGGGATGGTCATAGCTGGTGGGACGATAGACACCACTGGAGATGGGACGGAAACAGATGGTGGGACGGAAACAGATGGTGGGACGGAAACAAGTGGAGACACTAATATTCTTTAATAATTTTCCAGGTTTTTGATTATAGTTCAGAACGTGGAAAAAAATTCCAAATTTGAAAAAAACTCTTGGAGGTTCTTGAAAATTAAGAAGAAGTCGAAAAGTCTCAAATTTCGAGACTTTTTATTATTTTCCTAGTTTTGATTGAGATAAATTGCAAAGATTAACTGTTATTTCAATGCTGATTTTGACAAAATATAGAGTTTAATAAAGCTGCACAAACCCCTCCATCCTTTTTTGATAATACAAATACTCCTGGGCATACCCACAGTAGTGTCCGAAATATTCCCTTCCCCAGTCCCCCATACAGCTCATGTTTTTGCAGGTTTCAAAGTAACTGTCATCTATATGGTAATGCTGGATGATCTGTCTGATGTGGGTATCTACTGGAAAGGCTTCCATTTTATCAAAAGCGAAAAGAAGCACGCAGTCAGCAACCTTTTCCCCAATGCCCCTGAGCCTCATAAGGCGTTCCCGCGCATACCTGTATTCCAGGCGGAAAAGCACGTCAAGGTCCAGCTCGCCCGACGCAACTTCTTCGGCTGCGGCTATTATGTTCTGGGTCCTGAAGCCCAGCTTACATTTGTCAAGCTCGGCGGGATCGACATTTGCAAGAGTTTCAGGGTCAGGAAAGCTGAAATAGCCTGGCTCGA contains these protein-coding regions:
- a CDS encoding UDP-N-acetylglucosamine--N-acetylmuramyl-(pentapeptide) pyrophosphoryl-undecaprenol N-acetylglucosamine transferase, with the protein product MKVLVFICGEGLGHTSRGIALGRELLAAGHEVYLGAYGYSKEFIERKGYKTVEIPPEIKLVGESGSLNLKRSIISTLKGGNVFGIFKVLSLLKEKKPDIVVSDSYFTGVVASKIRGIPVYLIVNQSNMETFFKNGGIALRTMGGIIKQFYSCIFRRVDRIVIPDFPMPYTVCRLNLAFEEKVSKNLFFSGPLTLKKFDDVKAEVLQKPHVLSLIGGFGYREPIFRKVIEVAKLDKSINYTLLSGPSLNPDVFSNLPENVTIKRFINDQFPYLKASDLVIAPGGHSTIMEALTFGVPVLSFPDINHSEQESNATVVDLAGYGKRLDYSASPEEILRSIKELLKDEKIHQKVEIMKKLSKDLNATATFKELLESNSKRSQKV
- a CDS encoding flippase-like domain-containing protein yields the protein MKNHTKWITSSILISIISIVFVLIFTLDKTTIEVVREIKPGYVIAALVIHLFSFVIWGLRIRSMASALGHKIDLKTSIEMVISGTFVAALTPSSIGGEPLRIHLLRQKKMPVGQATAVVLGERILDALLILLAVPFSLYFLRGVLSDPRTDAVIILGELLSIIVFALMIYATMKPRFIKLVINCLIRWIGRFSGKKIGYKLQRLSGSIDREIDEFHSSVNIFLTEGRKGIYSGLIYTVIYWIAEFASLPITLMGLNQSPSILISFAVQVLLMIILVMPLTPGSSGVAELAAISLFSIFVPANILGITVAAWRAFTFYTNIIAGGFVSFKLLKDTELVKKYLKQPQSEA
- a CDS encoding DNA-3-methyladenine glycosylase, which produces MSWTYRLKPEFFDLNYTLDCGQVFRWERNGDWWTGVVGDQVIRLSQDQGQLIVDSNLQPEFLTRYFRLDDNLPSIYESINRDLLIDRAIRKYRGLRLIRQDPWECLISYMLSTASSIPTIQKRIYLLSRSFGQEIEPGYFSFPDPETLANVDPAELDKCKLGFRTQNIIAAAEEVASGELDLDVLFRLEYRYARERLMRLRGIGEKVADCVLLFAFDKMEAFPVDTHIRQIIQHYHIDDSYFETCKNMSCMGDWGREYFGHYCGYAQEYLYYQKRMEGFVQLY